A segment of the Acidobacteriota bacterium genome:
GGGGCAGCGTTTTCTCGGCTTCACCGCCGACCGGCCCCAGCTCCGGCGCAAGGCTCACTTCGAGCCCTTCTTCCAGCAGGTCCAGAAAGTCACGCCTTCGGTGTGCGGCGTTCCCCTGGAAGTGAAGGATCCGGTGCAGCCGTGGCCGGTGTGGATCGATCCGGCCCTGAACCGCGAGCTGGGAACCACCGCAGTAGGGCTCACTCAGCTTTTTCGCACCCTCCCCCAGCGCTTCTTCGGCGGTGACGCCACCGCCGTCGCCGACTTCCTCGGCCTCGACGCCACCACCGTGGCCATGCTCCTGGCCGAGCCCCACCTCCTCGACCAAACCCTCTGCCGTGGCGACTTCCTGCTCACCACCAGCGGCCCCAAGCTGCTGGAGCTGAACCTCGGCAATCTCGGTGGCTGGCAATTCTCCGCCCTCGAAGCCCTCTACCTCGAGCGCCCCGACGTCATCGAGTTCCTCGGCCAGGAAAGACTGATCCCCCATACCGCCGGCTCCATCGGTGCCCTCTTCCGCCACGTCCTCGGCCATGCCCTAAAGCACCCCCTGGCGACAGCGGCAAGCCCCGGCCCCTTGAACATCCTCATCGTGGTCTCCAACCAAGGTGCCACTTCCTTCGCCTCCCATCCTCGGCGGCTCTATCAGCGTGAGCTGCTGAGCGCTCTGAAAGAGCTGGCTCCAGGTCGGGCAGTGCGCCTGCAGCTCGCCCGAGTCCAGGACCTCGCCTTCCCCGGTGGCGAGGTGCACGTCAACGGCGTGCGGTACCACGCGGTGATCGAACAGAACGACACCGAAGCCAGCCGTGAGATCTTCCGCTCCTTCAAGGCCGGCCAGATCCACTGCTACACCAGTCCCCACGGCATGGTCCTCGGGGACAAACGATGGCTGGCGCTGCTGTCGAGCCAGAGCGAGTCCCCCCTCTTCACCGACGAGGAGCGGGCTCTGATCCGCCGGGCCATCCCCTGGACTCGAGAGGTCAGCCCCCGGGCAACGGTCTTTCGGGGCTTGGAGCTGCCTCTGCCGAAGCTTCTTCAGCGCCACCGGACGGAGCTGGTGCTCAAGGCCGGCCAGGGCTACGGCGGCGCCCAGGTGCACGTCGGCCGCGCCCTCCCGGAGGCGGAGTGGCAGACGCTGGTGAAGCAGGCGCTGGAAGAAGGCAGCTGGATCGCCCAGGAGTATTTGGAGCCGGTGATGCCGGTGCTCCAGGACGGCGACGACGGCACCGCGCCCCACCGCATCGTCTGGGGCCTGATGGTCTTCGGCGAGACCTACGGCGGCCCGTATTTGCGTCTGGCACCGGAGCGCCTGGGAGCGGTGGTCAATGTCGCCCGGGGTGCCCGCGTGGGGCTGGCCCTGGAGGTCGCCGGCGGCTGATCCGCCGACGCCGCCATCCCGCGGCGACGATCCCCGAAGGCTCCCGTGCGCACCTCTCGTCCCCCTACCCCCAGCCCCGCTCCTGTCGGCGATGGCGCCCCCGGGGGCACCCGCGTCTTCCTCTCCCTCTGGGCCGGTCAGGTGCTCTCCCTCCTGGGCACCGCCATCGGCCGCTTCACGGTCATGCTCTGGGCCTGGGAGCAGACCGGCGAGGCCACCACCTTGGCGCTCCTGGGCTTCTTCGAGATGGGCACCACCGTGCTCCTCAGCCCACTGGCGGGGGCCGTGGCGGACCGGATGCCGCGCAAATGGGCCCTGATCCTCAGCGATTTGGGTGCCGGAGCGGTCACCGCCGCCCTGCTGACGCTCTACCTGACGGGGCATCTCCAGGTCTGGCACCTCTATGTCGGCGCCGTGCTCTCCGGCGCCTTCGAGACCTTCCAATTCCCCGCCTACTCCGCCGCCGTCACGGTGCTGGTGCCGCGCCGGCACTACGCCCGCGCCAGCGGCCTCATCTCCATGGCCGAGACCGCCTCCCGCGCCTTCGGTCCACCGCTGGCGGCGGCGCTGCTACCGTGGCTGAATTACGGCGGCCTGCTGGTCCTCGACCTCGCCACCCTGGGGCTGGCCTTGATGATCCTCGTCTTCCTACGAATTCCCGAACCGGAAGTCTCGGAGGAAGGTGCCCGCAGTCGCGGAAGCCTGCTCCACGAAGCCAGCTGGGGGTTTCGCTACATCTTCGCCCGCCGCGGCCTCCTGGGCCTGCAGCTGCTGCTCTCGGCGGTCAACTTTCTCGCCAGCTTCGCGGTGGTGCTGCGCTCCCCCATGATCCTCGCCCGCACCGCCGGTGACGCCCAGATCCTCGGTAACGTGCAGGCGGCGGCGGGGATCGGCGGCCTGGTCGGCGGTCTGCTGCTGGCTTCCTGGGGAGGCCCCCGGCGCAGGGTCCACGGCGTCTTCGCCGGCATCTTTCTGGCGATGCTCGGCAATCTGATCCTGGGCAGCGGCCAAACCGCCTGGGTATGGGCCGCCGGTGCCTTCCTCTTCCCCCTCGCCATCACCGTCTCCAACGGCTCCAACCAGGCCATCTGGCAGGCCAAGGTGGCACCGGACCTCCAGGGGCGGGTCTTCGCCGTCCGCCGTCAGATCGCCCAGCTCGCCGGTCTCCCGGGCATGCTCCTCGCCGGCCCCCTGGCGGATCGCCTCTTCGAACCCGCTCTCTCCCCCGGCGGCCAGCTCACCCCGAGCCTCGGTCCCGTCTTCGGCACCGGCCCCGGCGCCGGCATGGGCCTGCTCCTAGCCCTCAGCGGCATCGCCGGCCTCCTCCTCCTCTCCATCGCCCTCGCCCAGCCGTCCTTGAGACATGTAGAGGACAGCCTGCCGGATCATCAGCTAGCGCAAGGCTCGCAGGAATGAGGGCCTCCCCAGCGGGGGATCCCACCATGCCGTGGAACACCCACAGCGACGGACCGGGGGCGATGTTCCGCAGCACGAAGACAGCCCTAAGACTCTTCTTTTGAGTTACTTGAAGGCCCCCTACCCGAATAGTTGCGACCTCGCTGGCGAGGCCCTACCCGAATAGTAGAAGCTACCCGACCAGCTGATGGAACTCCCGCCGCCAGCGGTTGAAGTCTTCCTGCGGTGAATTTCGAGTCGCCAGCAGGGCGTAGGCTTCCCGCCG
Coding sequences within it:
- a CDS encoding MFS transporter yields the protein MRTSRPPTPSPAPVGDGAPGGTRVFLSLWAGQVLSLLGTAIGRFTVMLWAWEQTGEATTLALLGFFEMGTTVLLSPLAGAVADRMPRKWALILSDLGAGAVTAALLTLYLTGHLQVWHLYVGAVLSGAFETFQFPAYSAAVTVLVPRRHYARASGLISMAETASRAFGPPLAAALLPWLNYGGLLVLDLATLGLALMILVFLRIPEPEVSEEGARSRGSLLHEASWGFRYIFARRGLLGLQLLLSAVNFLASFAVVLRSPMILARTAGDAQILGNVQAAAGIGGLVGGLLLASWGGPRRRVHGVFAGIFLAMLGNLILGSGQTAWVWAAGAFLFPLAITVSNGSNQAIWQAKVAPDLQGRVFAVRRQIAQLAGLPGMLLAGPLADRLFEPALSPGGQLTPSLGPVFGTGPGAGMGLLLALSGIAGLLLLSIALAQPSLRHVEDSLPDHQLAQGSQE